The DNA segment ACACCTAATTGTTTTGGTGAGTTAATATTAAATGATTCACCTGCTGCTTCGTATATATTATCAATTAAGACGTCTAATTTACTTTGGATTTCTTGTTCCATTTGTTTCAAATCATCAACATCAGTGTAAATACCAATCTCTTCCATTTTGCTTAAAATGCGAGCCAATGGTAACTCTAAATCATTAAGTAAATCAGTTTGGTTGTATTCTTCTAATTGTTGTTCCATATATTTTTGAGATTCAGATATTGCCTCAGTAATCGTAGCAATGTGATAATTTAATGTCTCATCTTCTGGAACTTGACGCTTCTTACCTTTACCGTAAATCGAGACAGTGGATTGCACGTAATGTTGACCGAAATGTGTTACTACTGAGTGCACATCATCGATACTTCGAGATGGATCAATAATATAACTCGCCAACATAATATCAAATTGAATATTTTTCACGTCAATCTCTAAGCGGTGTGCTGCCACATAAGTTTTCTTCGCATCATAAACGATTTTTTCAGTTTTATCACTTTCTAACCATTGAACTAATTGAGGGTACTCATTAATTTGTTTTGCATCGATAACGTAATGATTTGTACCATCGAACAGTCCGAATTTTAAAATGTCTTCTTTTAAATAGTTGATACCGTCAATTTCAAAATGTATCGCGGCAGAAGTTAGCTTATTAAAATCTACGTCATTAAACTCAGTTATAACGCTAATTTCCTTTGCTTCTGTGTCTTGCGTTTCACTTTGTGCATCCATTTGATCTAACAACTGTTTGAATTCTAATTTCTTGAATAATTCAATCTTGTCATTTGTATCTGGTTCGACCGGTAATTTTGTATCCGCTAATGATACTTCAACTGGACTTTCTACATTAATGGTTGCAAGCTCTTTACTCATTAACGCATCATCTTTACTATTGGCTAATTTCTCTTTTAGTTTTTTACCTGATACATCATCAATATTGTCATAGACATTTTCTACAGTTGAAAATTGCTTTAATAATTTAATAGCGGTCTTTTCACCTACACCAGCAACACCTGGTATGTTATCTGAAGTGTCTCCCATTAAACCTTTCATATCAATAATTTGTTTCGGTTCTAACCCATCATATTTTTCAGCGATAAATTGAGGCGTATAGTGATCGACATCAGTCACACCTTTTTTAGTGTAATAAATCGTTACATTATCTGTAGCAAGTTGCGTTAAATCTCGATCGCCCGTAATAATGATCGTCTCAAAATTTTCATTACTTGCCTTTGTACTTAATGTACCGATGATGTCATCAGCTTCGTAATTTTCTAATTCATAACGCTTAATTTGATATGCATCTAATAATTGGCGCACATATGGGAATTGCTCACTTAACTCTGGTGGCGTCTTTTGACGTCCGCCTTTGTATTCACCATACGTTTCATGTCTAAAAGTAGTTTTACCAGCATCGAATGCCACTAAGAAATGTGTAGGCTGTTCTTCTTTTAAAATTTTTTCAAGCAACATTGCAAAACCGTATATTGCATTTGTATGAATGCCAGCTTTATTTTGTAGCAGTGGTAATGCATAAAATGCTCTAAAGCTTAAACTATTACCATCAATTAAGACTAATTTATTCACTATAATTAACCTCCAACACATATTTATCTTATATTTTATCATATATAATCCTTGAACACTTGTAGAGTTCATTGAATCTATCTATAAACGTTACTCATATTCTTCTCATGAAAGATTTATAATAAAAAGGCTGAAACATTAAAATGTTCCAGCCTTTTCTAATGTTAATTTGTAGTTAGTCTAATCTTCGTTTTCAAAGAAAGTCACTCTGAATGTAGAACCTTCATTTGGCACACTATAAACATTTAT comes from the Staphylococcus hsinchuensis genome and includes:
- the polA gene encoding DNA polymerase I, encoding MNKLVLIDGNSLSFRAFYALPLLQNKAGIHTNAIYGFAMLLEKILKEEQPTHFLVAFDAGKTTFRHETYGEYKGGRQKTPPELSEQFPYVRQLLDAYQIKRYELENYEADDIIGTLSTKASNENFETIIITGDRDLTQLATDNVTIYYTKKGVTDVDHYTPQFIAEKYDGLEPKQIIDMKGLMGDTSDNIPGVAGVGEKTAIKLLKQFSTVENVYDNIDDVSGKKLKEKLANSKDDALMSKELATINVESPVEVSLADTKLPVEPDTNDKIELFKKLEFKQLLDQMDAQSETQDTEAKEISVITEFNDVDFNKLTSAAIHFEIDGINYLKEDILKFGLFDGTNHYVIDAKQINEYPQLVQWLESDKTEKIVYDAKKTYVAAHRLEIDVKNIQFDIMLASYIIDPSRSIDDVHSVVTHFGQHYVQSTVSIYGKGKKRQVPEDETLNYHIATITEAISESQKYMEQQLEEYNQTDLLNDLELPLARILSKMEEIGIYTDVDDLKQMEQEIQSKLDVLIDNIYEAAGESFNINSPKQLGVVLFETLKLPVIKKTKTGYSTAVDVLEQLQGEHPIIDHILEYRQLSKLQSTYVEGLQKVISDDQRIHTRFNQTLAQTGRLSSIDPNLQNIPVRLEEGRKIRKAFKSTDKNNVIFSADYSQIELRVLAHITQDESMKKAFINDEDIHTATAMKVFGVDADEIDSNMRRQAKAVNFGIVYGISDYGLSQSLGITRKAAKKFIDDYLDSFPGVKQYMEDVVKDCKAQGFVETLLHRRRYIPDITSRNFNLRSFAERTAMNTPIQGSAADIIKLAMVNFDREIEKTDFNAKLLLQVHDELIFEIPKDEVESFEPFIEEIMDNALKLDVPLKVESSYGQTWYDAK